A window of the Tenebrio molitor chromosome 1, icTenMoli1.1, whole genome shotgun sequence genome harbors these coding sequences:
- the LOC138134721 gene encoding uncharacterized protein isoform X2: MYITKNSISSYDTSNIEINGCRSVRFGTESVAEMRNLRNINLKNIGSLHFEEHSLKWYGYSHTNQYEQFDVSIPALKISIENCNISQISGYTFEGRINTIRFDGVIIENVHPFAFNALEQTQDITMKNVELRNVREQTFKKFATQNLELNGVLAQLIPSRFLHNVTVYKTFKITNCVFDTVRPGAFIVLNPTNFEVSDTKINQLDGEAFKVTVRGDVLFKNNKFDVINDGAFRAIDLTQEETVGDATITFDSNVFAKLTRDSLATNDDFRTKFSNLLVNETCDCKSIDHNIREAEFYSEIKCVYEKEFVTVEEYKSNMCSIIQSYSTVIIILVVVFTLCFIIGVVLVVYYKRVYLSKKYGGEKDSKKGNMSLIIPDGRTYRETELHVIVERADLLTTDL; the protein is encoded by the coding sequence ATGTACATCACGAAAAACTCGATATCCTCCTACGACACTTCGAACATTGAAATAAACGGATGCAGGAGCGTACGTTTCGGTACGGAATCGGTGGCGGAGATGCGAAACTTGAGAAACATCAATCTGAAAAACATCGGATCGCTCCACTTCGAGGAGCACAGTCTGAAGTGGTACGGATACTCGCACACAAACCAATACGAACAGTTCGACGTGAGCATCCCCGCTCTTAAAATCTCGATTGAAAATTGTAACATCAGTCAAATATCGGGGTACACGTTCGAGGGTCGCATCAATACCATCCGCTTCGACGGCGTCATTATCGAAAATGTGCACCCGTTCGCGTTCAACGCCCTCGAACAAACCCAGGACATAACGATGAAAAACGTCGAACTGAGGAACGTCCGAGAGCAGACGTTCAAAAAATTCGCCACACAGAACCTGGAACTGAACGGGGTGCTAGCGCAGCTCATCCCCAGCAGGTTCCTGCACAACGTGACGGTCTACAAGACGTTCAAGATAACGAACTGCGTCTTCGACACGGTGCGTCCGGGGGCCTTCATCGTCTTGAACCCCACAAACTTCGAAGTGAGCGACACCAAAATCAACCAACTCGACGGAGAGGCGTTCAAAGTGACCGTGCGAGGCGACGTCCTCTTCAAGAACAACAAATTCGACGTGATCAACGACGGAGCTTTTCGTGCCATCGATCTGACCCAGGAGGAGACCGTGGGTGATGCGACCATCACCTTCGATTCGAACGTGTTCGCGAAGCTGACGCGCGACTCGTTGGCCACTAACGACGATTTCCgaacgaaattttcaaatctgtTAGTGAACGAAACCTGTGATTGTAAAAGTATTGACCACAACATCAGAGAGGCGGAATTCTACTCTGAAATCAAGTGTGTCTACGAGAAGGAGTTCGTCACCGTCGAAGAATACAAGTCCAACATGTGTTCGATTATCCAGAGCTATTCCACCGTCATCATAATCCTGGTGGTGGTGTTCACCCTGTGCTTCATAATCGGAGTCGTACTGGTGGTGTACTACAAGAGAGTGTACCTCAGTAAGAAGTACGGCGGCGAAAAGGACTCCAAGAAGGGCAACATGAGTCTGATTATACCCGATGGGAGGACTTACAGAGAAACCGAACTCCATGTGATAGTAGAACGTGCTGATCTCTTGACCACCGACTTATAA
- the LOC138134721 gene encoding uncharacterized protein isoform X1, which translates to MKTSEAEVIVSLIFALSALGSAVLTGYENRDRITDDRKFGCSWQGGTSSGLRCTCQEDAEEMYITKNSISSYDTSNIEINGCRSVRFGTESVAEMRNLRNINLKNIGSLHFEEHSLKWYGYSHTNQYEQFDVSIPALKISIENCNISQISGYTFEGRINTIRFDGVIIENVHPFAFNALEQTQDITMKNVELRNVREQTFKKFATQNLELNGVLAQLIPSRFLHNVTVYKTFKITNCVFDTVRPGAFIVLNPTNFEVSDTKINQLDGEAFKVTVRGDVLFKNNKFDVINDGAFRAIDLTQEETVGDATITFDSNVFAKLTRDSLATNDDFRTKFSNLLVNETCDCKSIDHNIREAEFYSEIKCVYEKEFVTVEEYKSNMCSIIQSYSTVIIILVVVFTLCFIIGVVLVVYYKRVYLSKKYGGEKDSKKGNMSLIIPDGRTYRETELHVIVERADLLTTDL; encoded by the exons ATGAAGACGTCGGAAGCGGAAGTAATTGTGTCGTTAATATTTGCTTTATCAGCTCTGGGTTCTGCGGTCTTGACAGGATACGAGAATAGAGACAGGATTACAGATGACAGAAAATTCGGATGTTCGTGGCAGGGTGGGACCAGTTCGGGGTTGAGATGTACTTGCCAGGAGGACGCAGAG gaGATGTACATCACGAAAAACTCGATATCCTCCTACGACACTTCGAACATTGAAATAAACGGATGCAGGAGCGTACGTTTCGGTACGGAATCGGTGGCGGAGATGCGAAACTTGAGAAACATCAATCTGAAAAACATCGGATCGCTCCACTTCGAGGAGCACAGTCTGAAGTGGTACGGATACTCGCACACAAACCAATACGAACAGTTCGACGTGAGCATCCCCGCTCTTAAAATCTCGATTGAAAATTGTAACATCAGTCAAATATCGGGGTACACGTTCGAGGGTCGCATCAATACCATCCGCTTCGACGGCGTCATTATCGAAAATGTGCACCCGTTCGCGTTCAACGCCCTCGAACAAACCCAGGACATAACGATGAAAAACGTCGAACTGAGGAACGTCCGAGAGCAGACGTTCAAAAAATTCGCCACACAGAACCTGGAACTGAACGGGGTGCTAGCGCAGCTCATCCCCAGCAGGTTCCTGCACAACGTGACGGTCTACAAGACGTTCAAGATAACGAACTGCGTCTTCGACACGGTGCGTCCGGGGGCCTTCATCGTCTTGAACCCCACAAACTTCGAAGTGAGCGACACCAAAATCAACCAACTCGACGGAGAGGCGTTCAAAGTGACCGTGCGAGGCGACGTCCTCTTCAAGAACAACAAATTCGACGTGATCAACGACGGAGCTTTTCGTGCCATCGATCTGACCCAGGAGGAGACCGTGGGTGATGCGACCATCACCTTCGATTCGAACGTGTTCGCGAAGCTGACGCGCGACTCGTTGGCCACTAACGACGATTTCCgaacgaaattttcaaatctgtTAGTGAACGAAACCTGTGATTGTAAAAGTATTGACCACAACATCAGAGAGGCGGAATTCTACTCTGAAATCAAGTGTGTCTACGAGAAGGAGTTCGTCACCGTCGAAGAATACAAGTCCAACATGTGTTCGATTATCCAGAGCTATTCCACCGTCATCATAATCCTGGTGGTGGTGTTCACCCTGTGCTTCATAATCGGAGTCGTACTGGTGGTGTACTACAAGAGAGTGTACCTCAGTAAGAAGTACGGCGGCGAAAAGGACTCCAAGAAGGGCAACATGAGTCTGATTATACCCGATGGGAGGACTTACAGAGAAACCGAACTCCATGTGATAGTAGAACGTGCTGATCTCTTGACCACCGACTTATAA